Proteins encoded by one window of Gehongia tenuis:
- the rplX gene encoding 50S ribosomal protein L24 has product MTRAIKKLHVKKGDVVMVVSGKDAGTKGKVMTVFPKTGKIIVEGVSVATHHIKPRGMGQAGGRIEKETPIYASKVMLYCDHCKKPTRIGHRFLDDGKKVRVCKKCGETLDN; this is encoded by the coding sequence ATGACAAGAGCGATCAAGAAGCTCCACGTGAAAAAGGGCGACGTCGTTATGGTCGTCTCCGGTAAGGACGCCGGTACCAAGGGTAAGGTCATGACGGTTTTCCCGAAGACCGGCAAAATCATCGTGGAAGGCGTTTCGGTGGCAACCCACCACATCAAGCCCCGCGGCATGGGCCAGGCGGGAGGACGCATTGAGAAGGAGACCCCGATCTACGCGTCCAAAGTTATGTTGTATTGCGATCACTGCAAGAAACCGACCCGTATCGGCCACCGGTTCTTGGATGACGGTAAAAAGGTCCGCGTGTGCAAGAAGTGCGGCGAGACCTTGGACAATTGA
- the rplN gene encoding 50S ribosomal protein L14 — protein MIQPQTRLKVADNTGAKEIMCIRVMGGSFRKSGNIGDTIVASVKSAAPGGVVKKGDVVKAVIVRSHKGVRRPDGTYIRFDDNAAVIINDQKQPRGTRIFGPVARELRERDYMKIVSLAPEVL, from the coding sequence ATGATCCAACCACAGACACGTTTGAAGGTTGCGGATAATACCGGCGCCAAGGAGATCATGTGCATCCGGGTTATGGGTGGCTCCTTTCGCAAGAGCGGCAATATCGGTGATACCATCGTCGCTTCGGTGAAGTCGGCAGCGCCCGGCGGAGTCGTGAAAAAGGGCGACGTGGTCAAGGCCGTGATTGTGCGCTCCCACAAGGGTGTGCGCCGTCCGGATGGCACCTACATCCGTTTTGATGATAACGCTGCGGTGATTATCAACGACCAAAAACAGCCCCGGGGCACCCGTATTTTCGGGCCCGTGGCTCGGGAACTTCGGGAAAGGGATTACATGAAGATTGTTTCCCTGGCTCCCGAGGTCCTGTAA
- the rpsQ gene encoding 30S ribosomal protein S17 — protein sequence MANERGNRKTRTGTVVSDKMDKTVVVAVKTRVQHPLYKKIVNRTKKLKVHDENNECRVGDFVRVMETRPLSRDKRWRLMEIIEKAK from the coding sequence GTGGCCAATGAAAGAGGCAACCGCAAGACCCGTACCGGTACGGTGGTAAGCGATAAGATGGATAAGACCGTGGTGGTGGCCGTGAAGACTCGCGTGCAGCACCCGTTGTACAAGAAGATTGTCAATCGCACCAAGAAACTGAAGGTCCATGACGAGAACAACGAATGCCGTGTTGGCGATTTCGTCCGTGTGATGGAAACCCGGCCCCTGAGCCGCGACAAGCGGTGGCGGCTGATGGAAATCATCGAGAAAGCCAAATAG
- the rpmC gene encoding 50S ribosomal protein L29, producing the protein MKRAKQLEEFRDLSDQELQDKLKELKGELFNLRFQMATGQVSNTMVVREVKKNIARVQTILRERELRQAQ; encoded by the coding sequence ATGAAAAGGGCTAAACAACTTGAAGAGTTCAGGGATCTTTCGGATCAGGAGCTCCAGGATAAATTGAAGGAATTGAAGGGCGAGCTGTTTAACCTTCGTTTCCAGATGGCTACCGGACAGGTTTCCAATACCATGGTCGTGCGGGAAGTTAAGAAAAACATTGCCCGAGTCCAGACCATTCTGCGGGAACGTGAACTTCGGCAAGCGCAGTAA
- the rplP gene encoding 50S ribosomal protein L16, which translates to MLMPKRVKRRRVMRGRMKGKATRGNTVSYGDFGLVALEPSWITSNQIEAARIAMTRYIRRGGQVWIKIFPHKPVTQKPAETRMGSGKGSPEYWVAVVKPGRVMFEIAGVSEEIAREALRLASHKLPIKCKIVAREQNNELGGEGNEKG; encoded by the coding sequence ATGTTGATGCCTAAGCGCGTCAAGCGCCGTCGTGTCATGCGCGGCCGCATGAAGGGCAAGGCTACCCGCGGCAACACCGTGTCCTACGGTGATTTTGGCCTGGTGGCACTGGAGCCCTCCTGGATCACCTCGAACCAGATTGAGGCCGCTCGTATTGCCATGACCCGCTACATCCGTCGTGGCGGTCAAGTTTGGATTAAGATTTTCCCTCACAAGCCCGTGACGCAGAAGCCCGCTGAGACTCGAATGGGTTCCGGCAAGGGTTCGCCCGAATACTGGGTGGCCGTGGTCAAGCCCGGCCGCGTGATGTTCGAGATCGCCGGTGTGAGCGAGGAAATTGCGCGTGAAGCCCTTCGTCTGGCTTCCCACAAGCTGCCCATCAAGTGCAAGATTGTGGCTCGCGAACAAAATAACGAGTTGGGTGGTGAAGGAAATGAAAAGGGCTAA
- the rpsC gene encoding 30S ribosomal protein S3, whose translation MGQKVHPHGQRVGVIKNWDSRWFAGKKDFSDNLVEDHKIRTALKKKLYVAGISRIEIERAANRVIVNIFTAKPGIVIGRGGAGVEATKKELEALTGKTVSVNIMEVRNPDTDAQLVAENIAAQLEKRISFRRAMKQALGRATKAGVKGIKTHVSGRLGGAEIARSEGYHEGSIPLQTLRADIDYGFAEAHTTYGRIGVKVWIYKGEVLSKTLPQAAAPQPRARQNRPPRKATSEGGVR comes from the coding sequence ATGGGTCAGAAAGTTCATCCCCATGGACAACGGGTGGGCGTCATCAAGAATTGGGACTCCCGCTGGTTCGCTGGGAAAAAAGATTTTAGTGACAACCTGGTGGAGGATCACAAGATCCGCACCGCGCTGAAAAAGAAGCTGTATGTGGCCGGCATCTCCCGCATCGAGATCGAGCGTGCCGCCAATCGCGTGATCGTAAACATCTTTACCGCCAAGCCTGGTATCGTGATCGGCCGCGGCGGCGCTGGTGTGGAAGCGACCAAGAAGGAGCTGGAGGCCCTGACGGGCAAGACCGTTTCGGTGAACATCATGGAAGTGAGAAACCCCGATACGGACGCACAGCTCGTCGCTGAGAACATTGCAGCTCAGTTGGAGAAGCGTATTTCCTTCCGCCGTGCCATGAAGCAGGCCCTGGGCCGGGCTACCAAGGCGGGTGTGAAGGGTATTAAAACCCATGTTTCCGGCCGTTTGGGCGGTGCGGAAATTGCGCGCAGCGAGGGCTACCATGAGGGTTCCATCCCGCTGCAGACCCTGCGCGCTGATATCGATTATGGCTTCGCTGAAGCCCACACCACTTACGGCCGCATCGGCGTGAAGGTGTGGATCTACAAAGGTGAAGTGCTTTCCAAGACGCTGCCTCAGGCCGCGGCTCCCCAGCCCCGGGCTCGGCAGAATCGTCCGCCCAGAAAGGCTACCTCGGAAGGAGGCGTTCGCTAA
- the rplV gene encoding 50S ribosomal protein L22: MARNQRERKAARVANKDKRPKAVARYIRLSSRKVKIVIDLIRGKSVEEALAILAYTPKAAAPVVEKLLLSAIANAENNLEMDRSNLYVAECFADQGPTLKRYRAQSMGRATPIRKRTSHITIILDQQAKV, from the coding sequence ATGGCTAGAAATCAAAGAGAACGCAAGGCGGCCCGCGTTGCGAACAAGGATAAGCGGCCCAAGGCCGTGGCCCGGTACATCCGCCTCTCCTCCCGTAAGGTGAAGATCGTGATCGATCTGATTCGTGGCAAGAGTGTGGAAGAAGCGCTGGCGATTTTGGCCTACACCCCCAAGGCCGCGGCGCCTGTTGTGGAAAAATTGTTGCTTTCCGCCATCGCGAATGCGGAAAACAACTTGGAGATGGACCGCAGTAACCTGTATGTGGCGGAGTGCTTCGCCGATCAGGGACCGACCTTGAAGCGGTATCGCGCCCAGTCCATGGGCCGGGCTACCCCCATCCGCAAGAGGACCAGTCACATCACCATCATTCTCGACCAGCAGGCCAAGGTTTAA
- the rpsS gene encoding 30S ribosomal protein S19 yields MSRSIKKGPYVEERLLKRVVEMNESGQKKVLKTWSRASTIFPDMVGHTIGVHDGRKHVPVYVTEDMVGHKLGEFAPTRTFRGHAGEKSSGR; encoded by the coding sequence ATGAGCAGATCCATAAAGAAGGGGCCTTATGTCGAAGAAAGGCTGCTTAAAAGAGTTGTTGAAATGAATGAATCCGGCCAGAAGAAGGTGCTCAAGACCTGGTCTCGGGCGTCCACCATCTTCCCGGATATGGTGGGTCACACCATCGGCGTCCATGACGGACGCAAGCATGTGCCGGTATATGTCACGGAGGATATGGTGGGCCACAAGCTGGGCGAATTTGCTCCCACCCGTACTTTCCGGGGACATGCCGGTGAAAAATCTTCAGGTCGATAG
- the rplB gene encoding 50S ribosomal protein L2, producing the protein MPTRKYNPTSPARRFMTVSTFEEITTTTPEKSLLTDLRKSGGRNAHGRITVRHRGGGEKRKYRIIDFKRNKDGIPAKVATIEYDPNRSANIALLIYADGEKRYILAPLGLKVGDKIMSGPDADIKIGNALPIRNIPLGTMIHNIELSPGKGGQLVRSAGNAAQLMAKEGDYAQVRLPSSETRMISMNSKATIGQVGNVDHENISIGKAGRKRHMGIRPTVRGVVMNPVDHPHGGGEGKAPIGMPGPVTPWGKPTLGYKTRDHKKPSNRFIVKRRGQK; encoded by the coding sequence ATGCCTACCAGAAAGTACAATCCAACTTCTCCGGCCCGGCGCTTTATGACGGTGTCCACCTTCGAGGAGATTACCACCACAACGCCGGAAAAATCGCTGCTGACGGACCTTCGCAAGTCCGGCGGCCGCAACGCCCACGGACGCATCACGGTGCGCCACCGCGGCGGCGGAGAGAAGCGTAAATACCGTATCATCGATTTCAAGCGCAACAAGGACGGCATTCCCGCCAAGGTTGCCACCATCGAATATGATCCGAACCGCAGCGCAAACATCGCCCTTCTCATTTATGCCGACGGCGAGAAGCGCTACATCCTGGCTCCCCTCGGCCTCAAGGTTGGGGATAAGATCATGAGCGGCCCCGATGCCGACATCAAGATCGGAAATGCACTGCCCATCCGCAACATACCGCTGGGCACCATGATCCACAACATTGAGCTCAGCCCTGGCAAGGGTGGACAGCTGGTCCGCTCCGCCGGCAACGCTGCGCAGCTGATGGCCAAGGAAGGGGATTACGCCCAGGTTCGGCTGCCTTCCAGTGAAACCCGTATGATCTCCATGAACTCCAAGGCCACCATCGGCCAAGTGGGCAACGTGGACCATGAGAATATCTCCATCGGTAAGGCTGGACGCAAACGGCACATGGGCATCCGCCCCACGGTCCGCGGCGTGGTTATGAACCCTGTGGATCACCCCCATGGCGGCGGCGAGGGCAAGGCGCCCATTGGTATGCCCGGTCCCGTGACTCCTTGGGGTAAACCCACCCTGGGCTACAAGACCCGCGACCACAAGAAGCCCAGCAACCGGTTTATCGTCAAACGCAGAGGCCAAAAGTAA
- the rplW gene encoding 50S ribosomal protein L23, whose amino-acid sequence MKLAHDIIIRPVLSENSYDMMAGKRYVFIVDKNANKIEIKKAVEEIFGVKVEKVNTANYEGKIKRQGAHMGRRASFKKATVQLTEDSKAIEFFEGMAQ is encoded by the coding sequence ATGAAGCTTGCTCATGACATTATCATCCGCCCCGTCCTGTCGGAGAACAGCTATGACATGATGGCGGGCAAGCGCTACGTCTTCATTGTCGATAAGAACGCCAACAAGATCGAGATCAAGAAGGCTGTGGAAGAGATCTTCGGCGTCAAAGTGGAAAAGGTCAATACCGCCAACTACGAAGGAAAGATCAAGCGTCAGGGAGCTCACATGGGCCGCCGCGCCAGCTTCAAGAAAGCGACCGTGCAGCTCACCGAGGATTCCAAGGCGATTGAGTTCTTCGAAGGCATGGCTCAATAA
- the rplD gene encoding 50S ribosomal protein L4, whose translation MPKVALLNINGDAVGEIELSDEIFAVEVNEHVLHQVVKAQLANRRQGTQSALTRSEVSGGGIKPWRQKGSGRARQGSTRSPQWRHGGIVFAPKPRSYRMEVPKKVRRLAMKSALSSKVNDSELVVLDQLNLDAPKTKEMVKVLNNLKAERKVLLVLPEKDEVVERAARNLPNVKMLYVNTLNVYDILNYDKFIATKAAVEKIQEVYA comes from the coding sequence ATGCCTAAAGTTGCATTACTCAATATCAACGGCGATGCGGTGGGCGAGATCGAGCTCAGCGATGAAATTTTCGCCGTAGAGGTCAATGAGCACGTACTGCACCAGGTGGTGAAGGCTCAGCTGGCTAACCGCCGGCAGGGTACTCAGTCCGCCTTGACCCGCTCGGAAGTGAGCGGCGGCGGCATCAAGCCGTGGCGGCAGAAGGGTTCCGGCCGGGCCCGTCAGGGTTCCACCCGTTCCCCCCAGTGGCGCCATGGCGGCATCGTGTTCGCCCCCAAGCCCAGAAGCTATCGGATGGAAGTGCCGAAGAAGGTGCGCCGTCTTGCCATGAAGAGCGCCCTGAGCTCCAAGGTGAATGACAGTGAGCTCGTGGTGCTGGATCAGTTGAACCTCGACGCTCCCAAGACCAAGGAAATGGTCAAGGTGCTGAACAACCTGAAGGCCGAGCGCAAGGTCCTGCTGGTTCTGCCTGAGAAGGATGAAGTGGTGGAGCGCGCCGCACGCAATCTTCCCAATGTGAAGATGCTCTATGTCAACACGCTCAATGTGTATGACATCCTCAACTATGACAAGTTCATCGCGACCAAAGCCGCGGTGGAGAAGATTCAGGAGGTGTATGCGTGA
- the rplC gene encoding 50S ribosomal protein L3 has protein sequence MKKAILGKKLGMTQIFTEDGRVVPVTVVKAGPCTVVQKKVPQTDGYLAVQVGFDEVREKLLNKPQKGHLKKAGAKLLRSLRELKLEDADKYEVGQEIKADVFAEGDKVDVSGVSKGKGFSGVMQRWNQHRGPMTHGSHYHRGPGSMGACSSPSKVFKNKHLPGRWGREKVTVQNLEVVRVDGEKNLLLVKGAVPGSKGSLLVIRETVKNSR, from the coding sequence ATGAAAAAGGCGATTCTCGGTAAGAAGCTGGGCATGACCCAGATCTTTACGGAAGACGGCCGAGTGGTGCCTGTGACAGTTGTCAAAGCAGGCCCCTGCACGGTCGTGCAGAAGAAGGTTCCCCAGACCGACGGTTATCTGGCCGTTCAGGTTGGTTTCGATGAGGTCCGGGAGAAGCTCCTCAACAAACCCCAGAAGGGGCACTTGAAGAAGGCCGGAGCCAAGCTGCTCAGAAGCCTTCGTGAACTGAAGCTGGAAGACGCCGACAAATACGAAGTCGGTCAGGAAATTAAAGCCGATGTCTTTGCCGAGGGAGATAAGGTGGATGTGTCCGGTGTCTCCAAGGGCAAAGGATTTTCCGGTGTAATGCAGCGCTGGAATCAGCACAGAGGTCCTATGACCCACGGATCCCACTATCATCGGGGCCCTGGTTCCATGGGCGCTTGCTCCAGCCCTTCCAAAGTCTTTAAGAACAAGCACCTGCCGGGCCGCTGGGGCCGTGAAAAGGTGACGGTGCAGAACCTTGAAGTGGTCCGTGTGGACGGCGAGAAGAACTTGCTGCTGGTGAAGGGTGCTGTGCCCGGCTCCAAGGGCAGCTTGCTGGTCATTCGCGAGACCGTCAAGAATTCCCGATAG
- the rpsJ gene encoding 30S ribosomal protein S10, producing the protein MPAQKIRIKLKAYDHSLIDQSAERIVETAKRSGATISGPIPLPTRKEIVTILRAPHKYKDSREQFEMRTHKRLIDILSPSSKTVDALMRLDLPAGVDIEIKL; encoded by the coding sequence ATGCCTGCCCAAAAGATTCGTATCAAGTTGAAAGCGTACGACCACAGTCTGATCGATCAATCCGCGGAGCGCATCGTTGAGACTGCCAAGAGGTCCGGAGCCACCATTTCGGGTCCGATTCCTCTGCCCACGCGTAAGGAGATCGTGACCATCCTTCGGGCACCGCACAAGTATAAGGACAGCCGGGAACAGTTTGAGATGCGCACCCACAAGCGTCTCATCGATATCCTCTCTCCCAGCTCCAAGACGGTGGATGCGCTGATGCGCCTCGACCTGCCCGCTGGTGTGGATATCGAAATCAAGCTGTAA
- the tuf gene encoding elongation factor Tu, which produces MAKAKYERTKPHVNIGTIGHVDHGKTTLTAAITMVLAKKGQAEAMAYDAIDKAPEEKERGITINTAHVEYETETRHYAHVDCPGHADYVKNMITGAAQMDGAILVVSAADGPMPQTREHILLARQVGVPYIIVFMNKTDMVDDEELLELVEMEVRDLLSSYDFPGDDIPIIKGSALKALEAVQSGADVETDEWCKPIFELMEAVDSYIPTPERATDQSFLMPVEDVFSITGRGTVATGRVERGTVKVQDTVELVGMTTELRQIVVTGVEMFRKLLDQAVAGDNIGVLLRGVQRNEIERGQVLAKPGTIKPHTKFAGQVYVLTKEEGGRHTPFFNGYRPQFFFRTTDVTGVIELPEGVEMVMPGDNITMEIELITPVAIEEGLRFAIREGGRTVGAGVVSSIDG; this is translated from the coding sequence ATGGCAAAAGCGAAGTACGAGCGTACGAAACCCCATGTAAACATTGGAACGATCGGCCATGTGGACCATGGCAAGACGACGTTGACTGCGGCGATCACGATGGTGCTGGCGAAGAAGGGTCAGGCGGAAGCGATGGCGTATGACGCGATCGATAAGGCGCCGGAAGAGAAGGAACGGGGCATCACGATCAACACGGCGCACGTGGAATATGAGACGGAAACGCGGCACTATGCGCACGTGGATTGCCCGGGGCATGCTGACTACGTGAAGAACATGATCACGGGTGCGGCGCAGATGGACGGCGCGATCCTGGTGGTGTCGGCCGCGGATGGTCCGATGCCGCAGACGCGTGAGCACATCCTATTGGCCCGACAGGTGGGCGTGCCCTATATCATCGTGTTCATGAACAAGACGGATATGGTGGACGACGAGGAGCTGTTGGAGCTGGTGGAGATGGAAGTGCGGGATCTGTTGAGCTCGTACGATTTCCCCGGCGATGATATTCCGATCATCAAGGGATCGGCGCTGAAGGCACTGGAAGCGGTGCAGAGCGGAGCGGACGTGGAGACGGATGAATGGTGCAAGCCGATCTTCGAGCTGATGGAAGCGGTGGACAGCTACATTCCGACGCCGGAGAGAGCGACGGATCAATCGTTCCTGATGCCCGTGGAAGATGTGTTTTCGATCACGGGCCGCGGCACGGTAGCGACGGGTCGTGTGGAGCGTGGCACGGTGAAGGTGCAGGATACGGTGGAGCTTGTGGGCATGACGACGGAGCTGCGGCAGATCGTGGTAACGGGCGTGGAGATGTTCCGGAAACTGTTGGATCAGGCGGTGGCAGGAGACAACATCGGCGTGCTTTTGCGGGGCGTGCAGAGGAACGAGATCGAGCGCGGGCAGGTATTGGCAAAGCCCGGAACGATCAAGCCGCACACGAAGTTTGCGGGGCAGGTGTACGTGCTGACGAAGGAAGAGGGCGGACGTCACACGCCGTTCTTCAATGGATACCGTCCGCAGTTCTTTTTCCGGACGACGGATGTGACGGGAGTGATCGAGCTTCCTGAGGGCGTGGAGATGGTGATGCCCGGGGACAACATCACGATGGAGATTGAGCTGATCACGCCGGTAGCGATCGAGGAAGGATTGCGTTTTGCGATTCGGGAAGGCGGCCGGACCGTGGGTGCGGGCGTTGTTTCCTCCATCGATGGCTGA